From one Rubrobacter xylanophilus genomic stretch:
- a CDS encoding HAMP domain-containing sensor histidine kinase yields MEAENTLLIQRSRTANAGATEFIEGLRRPEDQTLPPPESYAGELVQTVSDPTGLAVLYVGPGGEPLAARDGLGNQLDPRKTYERLGLERGLIERVSSSPQGKGVLTPADGTYITVWPLLDAGGVSRGVMVYDVPQDELDQSLSYLRLGILGAIGTSVLLAGMASLLLTRQITRPLSETRDAAIRVASGDYSTPVPVTSRDELGEMARAFNYMAGEIEHYIGEIQDQKRHLEAVLEASLEALVATDHEGRITMANAAAARMLGVRPGDGGRTLREVGVAAEILGVVREAAETGFSVREVELGEKSFWAYAARMDRGGRSQTGVILAVRDITEYRALERAKSAFVSDFSHELRTPLTTIQSAVGLLQRARERLDPLENRALELAEGELGRIRAMVEELMTLSQMDSWQYSLQLAPASLDRILQDAVEAVEPKALRFGIEINLYGAHINLTCDAQKLYQVFLNLLDNAVKYSEEGSRVDVTASESGEYAIVRVKDTGVGIPEKDLPHLFERFYRVEKDRSRSTGGSGLGLAICKQIVEMHGGTISVESRLGEGSTFTVRLPKNPRRPEAPNAG; encoded by the coding sequence GTGGAGGCCGAGAATACCCTGCTCATCCAGCGCTCCCGGACCGCCAACGCCGGGGCGACCGAGTTCATAGAGGGCCTGCGGCGCCCCGAGGACCAGACCCTGCCGCCCCCGGAGAGCTACGCCGGGGAGCTCGTTCAGACCGTCTCCGACCCAACCGGGCTGGCGGTGCTCTACGTGGGTCCCGGGGGCGAACCTCTGGCCGCCCGCGACGGGCTGGGCAATCAGCTCGACCCCCGCAAGACCTACGAGCGGCTCGGGCTCGAGCGGGGCCTCATCGAGCGGGTGTCCTCCTCCCCGCAGGGCAAGGGCGTCCTCACCCCCGCCGATGGCACCTACATAACCGTCTGGCCGCTGCTCGACGCGGGAGGGGTCTCCAGGGGCGTCATGGTCTACGACGTGCCGCAGGACGAGCTGGACCAGAGCCTCTCGTACCTGCGACTGGGGATACTCGGGGCCATCGGCACCAGCGTCCTGCTCGCCGGGATGGCCAGCCTGCTGTTGACCCGCCAGATCACGCGCCCGCTCTCCGAAACCCGCGACGCCGCCATAAGGGTCGCCTCCGGCGACTACAGCACGCCGGTCCCGGTCACCAGCCGCGACGAGCTGGGGGAGATGGCGCGGGCCTTCAACTACATGGCCGGCGAGATAGAGCACTACATCGGAGAGATCCAGGACCAGAAAAGACACCTCGAAGCCGTACTCGAGGCCTCGCTGGAGGCCCTGGTCGCCACCGACCACGAGGGCCGCATCACCATGGCCAACGCCGCCGCGGCCCGGATGCTCGGGGTTCGGCCGGGGGATGGCGGCCGCACGCTCCGGGAGGTCGGCGTGGCCGCGGAGATCCTCGGCGTCGTCCGGGAAGCCGCGGAGACCGGCTTCTCCGTCAGGGAGGTGGAGCTCGGCGAGAAATCCTTCTGGGCCTATGCCGCGCGGATGGACCGCGGCGGCCGTTCGCAGACCGGGGTCATACTCGCGGTCAGGGACATAACCGAATACCGGGCGCTGGAGCGGGCCAAATCCGCCTTCGTCTCGGACTTCTCGCACGAACTCAGGACCCCGCTGACCACCATCCAGAGCGCCGTGGGGCTGCTGCAGCGGGCCCGCGAGAGGCTCGACCCGCTGGAGAACAGAGCCCTGGAGCTCGCCGAGGGGGAGCTCGGCCGGATCCGCGCGATGGTGGAGGAGCTGATGACGCTCTCCCAGATGGACTCCTGGCAGTACTCGCTGCAGCTCGCCCCGGCGAGCCTCGACCGCATCCTGCAGGACGCAGTCGAGGCCGTGGAGCCCAAGGCGCTGCGCTTCGGAATAGAGATAAACCTCTACGGGGCGCACATCAACCTCACCTGCGACGCCCAGAAGCTCTACCAGGTGTTCCTGAACCTGCTGGACAACGCCGTGAAGTACTCCGAAGAAGGCTCGAGGGTCGACGTCACGGCCTCCGAGAGCGGAGAGTACGCCATCGTCCGGGTGAAGGACACCGGCGTGGGGATACCGGAGAAGGATCTCCCCCACCTCTTCGAGCGCTTCTACCGGGTGGAGAAGGACCGTTCCCGGTCCACCGGTGGCAGCGGTCTGGGTCTCGCCATCTGCAAGCAGATAGTCGAGATGCACGGGGGGACGATCTCCGTGGAGAGCCGGCTCGGAGAGGGTTCGACCTTCACCGTGCGACTCCCCAAGAACCCCCGGCGTCCGGAGGCCCCGAATGCTGGTTAG
- a CDS encoding response regulator transcription factor — protein MKEKILLVDDDAALLEVTSILLVSEGYEVLAAEDGIEALEMLGREEPDLVVLDIMMPKLSGFEVLKKIRERSDVPVILLTAKSQSVDKVVGLELGADDYITKPFDTKELLARIKAILRRLGRTEGTRRDGVLRLGPLELDTNAYTVTRDGRPLDLTPTEFKILALLLRRPGQAFTRAQISEAVSTGSQYLASRYIDVHISRLRSKIERDPSHPEIIQTVPSVGYRAARIEG, from the coding sequence TTGAAGGAGAAGATACTTCTGGTCGACGACGACGCGGCGCTGTTGGAGGTCACGAGCATTTTGCTGGTCTCCGAGGGGTATGAGGTTTTAGCCGCGGAGGATGGGATTGAGGCGCTCGAGATGCTGGGGCGGGAGGAGCCGGATCTCGTGGTTCTGGACATCATGATGCCGAAGCTCAGCGGGTTCGAGGTGCTCAAGAAGATCCGGGAGCGCAGCGACGTTCCGGTGATACTCCTGACGGCCAAGAGCCAGTCGGTGGACAAGGTGGTGGGGCTTGAGCTCGGGGCGGACGACTACATCACCAAACCGTTCGACACCAAGGAGCTTCTGGCGCGGATAAAGGCCATCCTCAGGCGGCTCGGTCGCACCGAGGGCACGCGTCGGGACGGGGTGCTCCGGCTGGGGCCTCTGGAGCTGGACACCAACGCCTACACAGTCACCCGGGACGGGCGGCCGCTGGATCTGACGCCGACGGAGTTCAAGATCCTGGCGCTGCTCCTCAGGAGGCCCGGGCAGGCCTTCACCCGGGCCCAGATCTCCGAGGCGGTCTCCACCGGCTCGCAGTATCTGGCCAGCCGCTACATAGACGTCCACATCTCGCGCCTGAGGTCCAAGATCGAACGGGACCCGTCGCACCCCGAGATCATCCAGACCGTCCCGAGCGTCGGGTACCGGGCGGCCCGGATCGAGGGCTGA
- the dnaK gene encoding molecular chaperone DnaK yields MGKSIGIDLGTTNSCVAVLEGGDPVVIPNSEGERTTPSVVAFDRKSGERLVGQLARRQAVTNPERTVYSIKRFMGRRYDDVKQEAERVGYQVVPGPHGDVRVRLGDKDYSPPEISAMILQKLKRDAEDYLGEEVTDAVITVPAYFEDAQRQATKDAGRIAGLNVKRIINEPTAAALAYGLDKENDQTILVFDLGGGTFDVSILELGDGVFEVKATSGNNHLGGDDFDAKVVEWIVEEFKKAEGIDLSRDKMAMQRLVEAAEKAKKELSSTTSTNINLPFITADANGPKHLDLTLTRAQFNKLTADLVEATAGPVRQAMQDAGLKPGDVDQVILVGGSTRIPAVQEKVKELTGKEPHKGINPDEVVAIGAAIQAGVLAGEVKDVLLLDVTPLSLGIETKGGVFTKLIERNTTIPTRKSEIFTTAEDNQQSVEIKVYQGEREIAAHNKLIGNFQLVGIPPAPRGMPQIEVTFDIDANGILNVGAKDLGTGKEQKITITASSGLSDQEIEQMVRDAEAHAEEDRRKREEAEIRNNADNLVYSVERSLKEVDGKVDASTKEEIEQAIRETKEALAGDDIEEIKRKQEALMSASHKLSQVLYQQAQEQQQQSGSSGGNSSSDEDVVEDAEIVDEEDEEKRDDR; encoded by the coding sequence ATGGGCAAGAGCATCGGGATAGACCTTGGGACGACGAACAGTTGTGTTGCGGTTTTGGAGGGTGGAGATCCGGTTGTCATCCCCAATTCCGAGGGGGAGCGGACGACGCCCTCTGTTGTAGCGTTTGACAGGAAGAGCGGGGAGCGGCTTGTCGGCCAGCTTGCGCGGCGGCAGGCGGTGACCAATCCGGAGCGGACGGTCTATTCGATCAAGCGCTTCATGGGGCGCCGCTACGACGACGTGAAGCAGGAGGCCGAGCGGGTCGGCTATCAGGTGGTGCCTGGGCCGCACGGGGACGTACGGGTGCGGCTCGGTGACAAGGACTACTCGCCGCCGGAGATCTCGGCGATGATCTTGCAGAAGCTCAAGCGGGATGCCGAGGACTACCTGGGCGAGGAAGTGACCGACGCGGTCATCACGGTGCCGGCGTACTTCGAGGATGCGCAGCGGCAGGCCACCAAGGACGCCGGTCGGATAGCCGGGCTCAACGTCAAGCGGATCATCAACGAGCCCACGGCTGCGGCGCTGGCCTACGGTCTGGACAAGGAGAACGACCAGACCATCCTCGTCTTCGACCTGGGTGGCGGCACGTTCGACGTCTCCATCCTCGAGCTCGGCGACGGCGTCTTCGAGGTCAAGGCCACCAGCGGCAACAACCACCTGGGGGGCGACGACTTCGACGCCAAGGTCGTCGAGTGGATCGTGGAGGAGTTCAAGAAGGCGGAGGGCATAGACCTCTCCAGGGACAAGATGGCCATGCAGCGGCTGGTGGAGGCTGCGGAGAAGGCCAAGAAGGAGCTCTCCTCCACGACCAGCACCAACATAAACCTGCCGTTCATCACGGCGGACGCCAACGGTCCGAAGCACCTGGACCTCACGCTCACCCGGGCCCAGTTCAACAAGCTCACCGCCGATCTCGTGGAGGCCACCGCGGGTCCGGTGCGCCAGGCGATGCAGGACGCCGGTCTCAAGCCCGGTGACGTGGACCAGGTGATCCTGGTCGGTGGCTCCACCCGCATACCGGCAGTGCAGGAGAAGGTCAAGGAGCTCACCGGCAAGGAGCCGCACAAGGGCATCAACCCTGACGAGGTCGTCGCCATCGGGGCGGCCATCCAGGCGGGGGTGCTCGCCGGCGAGGTCAAGGACGTGCTCCTGCTGGACGTCACGCCGCTCTCCTTGGGCATCGAGACCAAGGGCGGGGTGTTCACCAAGCTCATTGAGCGGAACACGACCATCCCCACGCGCAAGAGCGAGATCTTCACCACCGCCGAGGACAACCAGCAGTCGGTGGAGATCAAGGTCTACCAGGGCGAGCGTGAGATCGCGGCGCACAACAAGCTGATCGGCAACTTCCAGCTGGTGGGAATCCCGCCCGCCCCGCGGGGGATGCCCCAGATCGAGGTGACCTTCGACATCGACGCCAACGGCATCCTGAACGTGGGGGCGAAGGATCTCGGAACCGGCAAGGAGCAGAAGATCACGATAACCGCCTCCAGCGGCCTCTCCGACCAGGAGATCGAGCAGATGGTCCGCGATGCCGAGGCCCACGCCGAGGAGGACCGCAGGAAGCGGGAGGAGGCGGAGATCCGCAACAACGCGGACAACCTGGTCTACTCCGTCGAGCGCTCCCTGAAGGAGGTCGACGGCAAGGTGGACGCCTCCACGAAGGAGGAGATCGAGCAGGCCATCAGGGAAACCAAGGAGGCCCTCGCCGGCGACGACATAGAGGAGATAAAGCGGAAGCAGGAGGCGCTGATGTCCGCCTCCCACAAGCTCTCGCAGGTCCTCTACCAGCAGGCCCAGGAGCAGCAGCAGCAGTCCGGCTCCTCGGGCGGAAACAGCTCCTCCGATGAGGACGTGGTGGAGGACGCCGAGATCGTCGATGAGGAGGACGAGGAGAAGCGCGACGATAGATGA
- a CDS encoding nucleotide exchange factor GrpE, which yields MSNEDRKERGPEEEPQAEEKVQEPQGSPGDPASVEEPAPAEVVGEEPPSPEEPASEDELAQLREELETIRRERDEYLNALRRLKAEFENSRKRMERETQRIREAAAERLVAELLPVLDNLDRALEAEGDIREGVRATRDQLTDVLAREGLTPIASDGQHFDPSVHEAVMSQPSEEHEEGTIIQTFERGYMFNGRPIRPAKVVVAT from the coding sequence TTGAGCAACGAGGATCGCAAGGAGCGCGGACCGGAAGAGGAGCCGCAGGCCGAAGAGAAAGTGCAGGAGCCTCAGGGATCCCCCGGGGATCCCGCCTCGGTAGAGGAACCCGCACCGGCCGAGGTCGTCGGTGAAGAACCTCCTTCCCCGGAGGAGCCAGCCAGCGAAGATGAGCTCGCACAGCTCCGCGAGGAGCTGGAAACCATCCGCCGGGAACGTGACGAATACCTCAATGCCCTGCGCCGCCTGAAGGCCGAGTTCGAGAACTCCCGCAAGCGGATGGAGCGCGAGACGCAGCGGATCCGCGAAGCCGCCGCCGAACGGCTCGTGGCCGAACTCCTCCCGGTCCTCGATAACCTGGACCGCGCCCTGGAGGCCGAAGGAGATATCCGGGAGGGCGTGAGGGCCACCCGGGACCAGCTCACCGACGTCCTCGCCCGGGAGGGACTGACCCCGATCGCCTCCGACGGTCAGCACTTCGACCCCAGCGTCCACGAGGCCGTCATGAGCCAGCCCTCCGAAGAGCACGAAGAAGGAACCATCATACAAACCTTCGAGCGGGGCTACATGTTCAACGGCCGGCCCATCCGGCCGGCAAAGGTTGTAGTTGCAACTTAG
- the dnaJ gene encoding molecular chaperone DnaJ, with protein sequence MKTKDLYKILGVDRGASQEEIRRAYRKLARRYHPDANPGDKEAEERFKEIQHAYEVLSNPEKRREYDEGPRTFFGGGRPGGGFGAGGFSDLSDLFEGFGGLGDIFGRAGRRETGPRRGEDVTVSVSLRFSDALEGVTTRVSVPVEAVCEPCRGTGAAPGTAPRRCPQCEGRGMRSRDQGLFAFSEPCPACGGRGVVIDRPCSACGGGGRVRTNRRVTVRIPPGARDGMKIRVPGRGSAGRDGGPPGDLYVVTRVEEHPVFKRRGDDFVVEVPVSFVEAALGAEIDVPRPEGGRLRLRLPAGTQEGRQFRVRGAGAPKARSRGGERGDLIVRVHVVVPRKLRRREREILEAFAEERGEDVREELFKKVESWT encoded by the coding sequence ATGAAGACGAAGGATCTCTACAAGATTCTCGGCGTGGACCGGGGGGCATCGCAGGAGGAGATCCGGCGCGCCTACCGGAAGCTGGCGCGCCGGTACCATCCGGATGCCAACCCCGGGGACAAGGAGGCCGAGGAGCGGTTCAAGGAGATCCAGCACGCCTACGAGGTTCTCTCGAACCCGGAGAAGCGTCGGGAGTACGATGAAGGACCGCGCACCTTCTTCGGGGGGGGTAGGCCGGGCGGCGGCTTTGGTGCCGGTGGGTTCTCGGACCTCTCGGATCTCTTCGAGGGGTTCGGCGGTCTCGGTGATATCTTCGGCCGCGCCGGGCGGCGGGAGACCGGCCCCCGCCGGGGCGAAGACGTTACGGTGAGCGTCAGCTTGAGGTTCAGTGATGCGTTGGAGGGGGTCACCACGCGGGTCAGCGTTCCGGTGGAGGCGGTATGCGAGCCCTGTCGGGGCACGGGGGCCGCTCCGGGGACCGCGCCCCGGCGGTGTCCGCAGTGTGAGGGGCGGGGCATGAGGAGCCGGGACCAGGGGCTGTTCGCCTTTTCCGAGCCGTGTCCGGCGTGTGGCGGGCGGGGGGTCGTCATAGACAGGCCGTGCTCGGCGTGTGGTGGTGGAGGCCGGGTACGGACGAACCGTCGGGTGACGGTGAGGATCCCTCCCGGTGCGCGGGACGGCATGAAGATTCGGGTGCCGGGACGGGGCAGTGCCGGCCGGGACGGCGGGCCGCCGGGCGATCTCTACGTGGTGACCCGGGTGGAGGAGCACCCGGTCTTCAAGCGGCGCGGGGACGATTTCGTGGTCGAGGTGCCGGTGAGCTTCGTGGAGGCCGCGCTCGGTGCGGAGATAGATGTTCCGCGCCCGGAGGGCGGGAGGCTCCGTTTGCGACTGCCGGCCGGCACCCAGGAGGGGCGGCAGTTCAGGGTGCGGGGGGCCGGGGCGCCGAAGGCCCGCAGCCGCGGCGGAGAGCGGGGGGATCTTATCGTCCGGGTGCACGTGGTCGTGCCCCGGAAGCTCCGGCGGCGGGAACGTGAGATACTCGAGGCGTTCGCCGAGGAGCGCGGCGAGGACGTGCGGGAAGAGCTGTTCAAGAAGGTGGAGTCGTGGACGTGA
- a CDS encoding heat shock protein transcriptional repressor HspR: MDVRKRPVFMIGVAAELIGVHPQTLRMYEQKGLLRPRKSLKNTRLYSQEDIELGRYIQRLTQEMGMNLAGVKKILELERQIQDLRAENERLRQEMERREREHERLIAEVHRSYRREIVLMPRREITPLRQPRRETY, encoded by the coding sequence GTGGACGTGAGGAAGAGGCCGGTGTTCATGATCGGGGTGGCCGCCGAGCTGATCGGGGTCCATCCCCAGACCCTGCGGATGTACGAACAGAAGGGGTTGCTCCGTCCGCGCAAGAGCCTCAAGAACACTCGCCTCTACTCCCAGGAGGACATAGAGCTTGGCCGCTACATCCAGCGGCTCACCCAGGAGATGGGCATGAACCTCGCCGGGGTGAAGAAGATCCTGGAGCTGGAGCGCCAGATACAGGACCTCAGGGCCGAGAACGAGCGGCTGCGCCAGGAGATGGAACGCAGGGAGCGCGAACACGAGCGCCTGATAGCCGAGGTGCACCGCAGCTACCGGCGCGAGATCGTCCTCATGCCGCGCCGCGAGATCACCCCCCTCCGTCAGCCTCGCCGGGAGACCTACTGA
- a CDS encoding B-box zinc finger protein has product MSSEPMRCYRHPDRETRVSCATCGRPICTDCMVPTDVGIKCPEDAKLPRHARAGAMRPRQLAKSLLAGAGVALAGFPVVYTIFQIGFLTLLLSLAAGYGAGTLIHRAGGRNGGPPAMAISGVSVAIPYLVLLAPELLVGGLPVIRLAAAAIAVVAAVYTSR; this is encoded by the coding sequence ATGTCCTCCGAGCCGATGCGCTGCTACCGCCATCCGGACCGGGAGACCCGGGTCTCCTGCGCTACCTGCGGACGCCCCATCTGCACCGATTGCATGGTCCCCACCGACGTCGGAATAAAGTGCCCCGAGGACGCAAAACTGCCCCGCCATGCCCGCGCGGGCGCCATGCGCCCCAGACAGCTCGCAAAGAGCCTCCTCGCAGGCGCCGGGGTCGCCCTGGCCGGTTTTCCGGTGGTCTACACCATCTTCCAGATAGGCTTCCTCACCCTCCTGCTCTCCCTCGCCGCCGGATACGGCGCCGGAACGCTCATCCACCGCGCCGGCGGGCGTAACGGAGGGCCACCGGCCATGGCCATCTCCGGCGTCTCGGTGGCCATACCCTACCTGGTGCTCCTCGCTCCCGAACTGCTCGTCGGCGGTCTACCAGTCATCCGGCTCGCGGCCGCAGCCATAGCCGTCGTAGCCGCCGTGTACACCAGCCGCTGA
- a CDS encoding SAM hydrolase/SAM-dependent halogenase family protein, whose translation MRPICFLSDFGLADDFVGTCKGVMVRIAPGVSVIDLTHEVPGFQVESGAEILQHATRYMPEDAVYLAVVDPGVGTGRRPVALRSRSGALLVGPDNGLLVPAAESLGGIAEAVQLTNARYHLHPVSSTFHGRDIFAPAAAHLAAGLELGELGERIAPGSLSRPESPIEDEWSGDEVSARVIDLDRFGNARLSIKQEGCALEYGDELTLDTGDGDMAIRYVETFGAAKPGELILVPDSHWRLSIAINKGNAAQALGLRLGSRVRLRR comes from the coding sequence ATGAGGCCGATCTGCTTTCTGTCGGATTTCGGGCTCGCCGACGATTTCGTCGGCACCTGCAAGGGCGTCATGGTCCGCATAGCGCCCGGGGTAAGCGTCATAGACCTCACGCACGAGGTGCCGGGCTTCCAGGTGGAGTCCGGGGCGGAGATCCTGCAGCACGCCACCCGCTACATGCCGGAGGACGCCGTTTACCTGGCGGTCGTGGACCCGGGGGTGGGCACGGGCCGGAGGCCGGTGGCCCTGCGCTCCAGGAGTGGGGCGCTGCTCGTGGGGCCGGACAACGGCCTGTTGGTCCCGGCCGCGGAGTCCCTCGGCGGCATCGCGGAGGCCGTGCAGCTCACGAACGCCCGCTACCACCTGCACCCCGTCTCCAGCACCTTCCATGGGCGGGACATCTTCGCCCCCGCAGCGGCCCACCTCGCGGCCGGGCTCGAGCTCGGAGAGCTCGGGGAGCGCATAGCCCCCGGCTCGCTGTCCCGTCCGGAGAGCCCGATAGAGGACGAGTGGTCGGGCGACGAGGTCTCGGCCCGGGTCATAGACCTCGACCGCTTTGGCAACGCCCGGCTCTCCATCAAGCAGGAGGGCTGCGCGCTGGAGTACGGCGACGAGCTCACATTGGACACCGGGGACGGGGACATGGCCATCCGCTACGTGGAGACCTTCGGCGCGGCGAAACCCGGAGAGCTGATCCTGGTCCCCGACTCCCACTGGAGGCTCAGCATCGCCATCAATAAGGGCAACGCAGCCCAGGCGCTGGGACTCCGGCTCGGCAGTCGGGTGCGCCTGAGGCGCTGA
- a CDS encoding lipid II:glycine glycyltransferase FemX, with product MVLRKIDEREEWNALVCRLGGSVLQSWEWGEFRGRHGWRPVRLGSEEAAVQLLVRPLPASGVSGALAYAPHGPVASDASTVAEAAAAAAEHARGLGAVLIDVEPRQPEDSGFKAPGFSASGTSVQPRCTLVVEVRGDAEEQLSALPKDTRYGVRRARREGIVAATSRDGGDLEAFMDLHEETARRQGFALRPREYYRQFMRDLPARLIVARREGEERLLAGAVILTFGEEAYYLYGASSREGENLYASYLVQFEALEEARRAGVRRYDMWGIPCRPHEGHPMWGVYKFKKKFGGRQERYVGTLRRELRPLRARAAEAAIRGYYLLQRLRGKSSGPLVD from the coding sequence GTGGTCTTACGGAAGATCGACGAACGCGAGGAATGGAACGCCCTGGTCTGCAGGCTGGGCGGGAGTGTTCTGCAGTCGTGGGAATGGGGCGAGTTCAGGGGTCGGCACGGCTGGCGGCCGGTACGGCTGGGCTCGGAGGAAGCTGCGGTCCAGCTATTGGTGAGACCCCTTCCAGCGTCGGGGGTCTCGGGGGCGCTGGCCTACGCCCCGCATGGCCCCGTTGCGAGCGACGCTTCGACGGTGGCGGAGGCAGCAGCAGCGGCGGCGGAGCATGCTCGGGGACTCGGCGCCGTCCTGATCGACGTGGAACCCCGGCAACCCGAGGACTCCGGGTTCAAAGCCCCGGGGTTTTCCGCGAGCGGAACCAGCGTGCAGCCGCGATGCACGCTGGTCGTGGAGGTGCGCGGCGACGCCGAGGAGCAGCTCTCCGCGCTGCCCAAGGACACCCGCTACGGCGTACGGCGGGCCCGTCGGGAGGGGATCGTGGCCGCCACCTCCCGGGACGGGGGGGATCTCGAGGCGTTCATGGATCTTCACGAGGAGACGGCCCGGAGGCAGGGGTTCGCGCTGCGGCCGCGCGAGTATTACCGGCAGTTCATGCGCGACCTGCCCGCCCGACTCATCGTGGCCCGCAGGGAAGGCGAGGAGCGGCTCCTCGCGGGGGCCGTCATTCTGACCTTCGGGGAGGAGGCATACTACCTCTACGGCGCCTCCTCGCGGGAAGGCGAGAACCTCTACGCCTCCTACCTCGTCCAGTTCGAAGCGCTGGAAGAGGCCCGGCGCGCCGGGGTCCGCCGCTACGACATGTGGGGCATCCCCTGCCGGCCCCACGAGGGGCATCCCATGTGGGGCGTCTACAAGTTCAAGAAGAAGTTCGGCGGGCGTCAGGAACGGTACGTCGGGACGCTGCGGCGGGAGCTGCGCCCGCTGCGGGCCCGGGCGGCGGAGGCGGCGATCCGGGGGTACTACCTGTTGCAGCGGCTGCGAGGCAAAAGCTCGGGCCCGCTGGTCGACTGA
- a CDS encoding glycosyltransferase — MGVEERTVAGVGTGRRRKVLLTLVIPTRNEAENVPLLIRRLRESLGDLDYRVVFVDDSTDETPEIIRSLGREDGRISLIRREGPEREGGLSTAVTRGLDEVASGSVYTCVMDADLQHPPHKVRQMLQTAQSTNADVVVASRYARGGSYAGLQGPLRKVVSLGSKYLAQLIFGEARKTSDPMSGFFLIRNEAVQDIQFRPTGFKVLLEILVCAPELKVVEIPLKFEARNAGVSKATLHQGLEYLAHIASLFWYVPSAGRFWKFAMVGASGVLVNNFTLITLAEYFDAHKVIAWMFAVGVSILSNFLLNNAFTWRDVRHSSRIHFLLRGALAYPVAIMGIGANFAVYYPLLKYVSDEFPYYVLFNLLGIAAGTSVNFILSSRLVFRRPHQRKLDPALPPERTAEEIRQELKAERVALVRMPEMIPLTTNPASRLQDQDRSVIEMVSRTGTPTLTVTGPRRLPQARTNTRWSNSVAVPVSHNGRIVGVVYATRHSTEPFNEEDLHWLTAYASEASSLFLDTP, encoded by the coding sequence ATGGGCGTGGAGGAGCGCACGGTCGCGGGCGTCGGCACCGGGCGGCGGAGGAAGGTTCTGCTGACGCTGGTCATCCCCACCCGCAACGAGGCGGAGAACGTGCCCCTGCTGATACGGAGGCTGCGCGAGAGCCTCGGGGATCTGGACTATCGGGTGGTCTTCGTGGACGATTCGACCGACGAGACCCCGGAGATCATCCGGTCCCTGGGACGGGAGGACGGCAGGATCTCCCTGATCCGGCGCGAGGGACCGGAGAGGGAGGGCGGCCTCTCCACCGCGGTGACCCGGGGGCTCGACGAGGTGGCCTCGGGCAGCGTCTACACCTGCGTGATGGATGCCGACCTGCAGCACCCCCCGCACAAGGTGCGTCAGATGCTTCAGACCGCCCAAAGCACGAACGCGGACGTGGTGGTGGCCAGCCGCTACGCCCGGGGCGGGAGCTACGCCGGCCTGCAGGGCCCGCTGCGGAAGGTCGTCTCACTGGGCAGCAAGTACCTCGCGCAGCTGATCTTCGGCGAGGCCCGCAAGACCTCGGACCCGATGTCCGGTTTCTTTCTAATACGCAACGAGGCGGTGCAGGACATCCAGTTCCGCCCCACGGGCTTCAAGGTCCTTCTGGAGATCCTGGTCTGCGCTCCGGAGCTGAAGGTGGTGGAGATCCCCCTGAAATTCGAGGCGCGCAACGCGGGTGTCTCGAAGGCCACGCTGCACCAGGGACTGGAGTACCTGGCGCACATAGCCAGCCTGTTCTGGTACGTCCCCTCGGCGGGCCGCTTCTGGAAGTTCGCGATGGTCGGAGCCTCCGGCGTACTGGTGAACAACTTCACCCTGATCACGCTGGCCGAATACTTCGACGCCCACAAGGTAATAGCCTGGATGTTCGCCGTCGGCGTGAGCATCCTGAGCAACTTCCTGCTGAACAACGCCTTCACCTGGCGAGACGTCCGCCACTCCAGCAGGATCCACTTCCTGCTGCGGGGAGCGCTGGCCTACCCGGTCGCCATCATGGGCATCGGGGCCAACTTCGCCGTCTACTACCCGCTCCTGAAGTACGTCTCGGACGAATTTCCCTACTACGTCCTCTTCAACCTGCTGGGGATCGCCGCCGGAACGAGCGTGAACTTCATCCTCTCCTCCCGGTTGGTCTTCCGACGCCCCCACCAGAGAAAGCTGGACCCCGCCCTCCCGCCCGAACGGACGGCGGAGGAGATCCGCCAGGAACTGAAGGCCGAAAGGGTCGCCCTGGTGCGCATGCCCGAGATGATCCCCCTGACCACAAACCCCGCCTCGAGGCTCCAGGACCAGGACCGCAGCGTCATCGAGATGGTCTCCCGTACAGGCACCCCCACCCTGACAGTTACCGGCCCGCGCCGCCTGCCCCAGGCCCGCACCAATACCCGATGGAGCAACTCGGTGGCCGTCCCCGTCTCCCACAACGGTAGGATCGTGGGCGTCGTCTACGCCACCCGCCACTCCACAGAACCCTTCAACGAGGAAGACCTCCACTGGCTCACCGCCTACGCCAGCGAAGCCTCCTCCCTGTTCCTGGATACCCCCTAG
- a CDS encoding acylphosphatase — protein sequence MEREARRKRVHVYVSGRVQGVFFRDSTRERARRLGVSGWVCNLPDGRVEAVFEGESGAVDEMVRWCHEGPPHARVESVEAEEEPVSGGSEEFEVR from the coding sequence ATGGAGAGAGAAGCGCGGAGAAAGCGGGTCCACGTCTACGTCTCTGGCCGGGTCCAGGGAGTGTTCTTCCGGGACTCCACCCGTGAGCGGGCACGGCGTCTCGGGGTCTCCGGCTGGGTGTGCAACCTGCCGGACGGCCGGGTGGAGGCGGTCTTCGAGGGCGAGTCCGGGGCGGTGGACGAGATGGTGCGCTGGTGCCACGAGGGGCCGCCGCACGCCCGGGTGGAGAGCGTCGAGGCCGAGGAGGAGCCGGTCTCCGGGGGCTCGGAGGAGTTCGAGGTGCGGTGA